GCCCCACGCCGCGCTCAGCAGCCCGACCAGCTGCAGTCCGCGGCCGCCCTCGTCGGTGTCACGTGCCCGTCGCCGTCTCGGCTGGACGAGGCCCGCGTCCCACACCTCGCAGACGAGGGTGCGATCACGCAGCAGCCGAAGCCGGATCTCGCCCTCCCCGTACCGCAGTGCGTTGGTGACCAGCTCGCTCACCAGCAGCTCGACCGTGTCCACGAGCGCTTCGAGGTCCCAGGTGATCAGCTGGGCGCGGGCCAGCTCGCGAGCCCGGCCGACGGAGCGGGGTTCGCGGGGCAGCCGCCAGTCGCCGACGGCCTCGACGGGCAGCCCCTGGATCCGGGCCATCAGCAGCGCGATGTCGTCCTCGCCGTGCCGGGTGTCGAGGGTGTTCAGCACATGGTCACAGACGTCTTCGAGGGGGCGTACCGGATTGGTGAGCGCGGTGCGGAAGGCGCGCAGCCCCTCGTCGAGCGGGTGGTCGCGGGATTCGACGAGGCCGTCGGTGTAGAGCGCGAGGAGCGCGTTCTCCGCGAGTTCGACCTCGACCTCCTCGAAGGGCTCGCCGCCCACGCCGAGCGGCATCCCGGGCGGCACGTCGAGCAGCAGCGCCTCCTCGCCCGGTTCGACGAGGACGGGCGGCAGATGGCCTGCGTTGGCGAACGTACAGCGCCGTGTGACCGGGTCGTAGACGGCGTAGACACAGGTCGCGAGATAGACCTCGGAGAGGTCGGCGTCGCGGGACTTGTGGGCGACGCGCGAGGCCTGCTGGGCGCCGCTGGGGGTGCCGAGCCCGCGGGCGATCTCGTCGAGTGCGGAGAGCACTTCGGCGGGCTCCAGATCGAGCAGCGCCAAGGTCCTTACGGCGGTGCGGAGTTCACCCATGGCGACCGCGGCCCGCAGTCCACGGCCCATCACATCGCCCACCACAAGGGCGGTGCGGTGGCCGGGCAGTTCGATGACGTCGAACCAGTCGCCGCCGACCTCGGTCGCCGTGTTGCCCGGGAGATAGCGGCAGGCGATGTCCAGGCCGGCCGCCTCGGGGTCGCCGGGCGGCAGGAGGCTGCGCTGCAGGATCAGTGCCCGCTCGTGTTCCCTGCGATAGAGCCGTGCATTGTCCATACAGACGGCGGCCCGTGCGGCGAGTTCGACAGCGAGCGCCACGTCCCGTTCCCCGAAGGGCTCGCTCCCCTTGGTACGGGAGAACTGCACCAGACCGACGACGGTGTCGTGGGCGACCATCGGGACGGCGAGTGTGGACTGCACGAGGCTGCCGTCCTCGCCCGGGATCGACTGGACGCGGGCGGTGCGCAGGGCCCTGGCGCAGGGCGAGTTGAAGGCATAGCGGTGGACCGCACCGACGGCGGTGGGGGCGCTGCCCTCGGGGCTGCAGGCAGGGGTGGCCACGAGCGGTGCGTCGGACACGGCGCTGGCAAAGGCGACCCGGCGCAGCTCGGCGCTCCCGCCGCCGTAGCCCTCGGCGTGCGGGGAACTCCATCTGCCGGGAGGTGCCTCGTCGCCGCTCAAGAGTCCTTGGCACAGGTCGACGGAGGCAAGGTCGCAGAAGCCGGGGACGGCGACGTCAAGCAGTTCGCGGGCCGTGGTCTCCAGGTCGAGGGAGTTTCCGATTCGGGCGCTCGCCTCGTTGAGGAGGGCGAGATTGCGGCGGGCGCTGGCGGCCTCGCGGGCGGCGATATGACGGCGCGTGACATCGGTGCCGATCCCGGCGACTCCGATCGGGCGCCCGGATCCGCTGTGCACGCGGTAGAGGTTGATCGACCAGTGCCTGCGGTCCGAACTGCCAGGTGCCGCGCCGACGATCTGGAGGTCGATGGCGGATTCG
This window of the Streptomyces sp. SLBN-118 genome carries:
- a CDS encoding SpoIIE family protein phosphatase; this translates as MSEIPETASTVVWQSSPPGSIYDYIKVASFSIGPDGLVDQWSWRAVDLFGITAEEVRGKDPVEVFMPAELRPRGHRHVAEILDGKEWTGLVPFRMPGTGGAHGLAEVYVMPSETESGDRAALCIVVDVRALRRIESDLAASQAIFGQSPFGFLLFGTDLTVQRTNQRFAAVFGGTADEHRGRTVHDYLSRAEADRMTASLRRVLETGESAIDLQIVGAAPGSSDRRHWSINLYRVHSGSGRPIGVAGIGTDVTRRHIAAREAASARRNLALLNEASARIGNSLDLETTARELLDVAVPGFCDLASVDLCQGLLSGDEAPPGRWSSPHAEGYGGGSAELRRVAFASAVSDAPLVATPACSPEGSAPTAVGAVHRYAFNSPCARALRTARVQSIPGEDGSLVQSTLAVPMVAHDTVVGLVQFSRTKGSEPFGERDVALAVELAARAAVCMDNARLYRREHERALILQRSLLPPGDPEAAGLDIACRYLPGNTATEVGGDWFDVIELPGHRTALVVGDVMGRGLRAAVAMGELRTAVRTLALLDLEPAEVLSALDEIARGLGTPSGAQQASRVAHKSRDADLSEVYLATCVYAVYDPVTRRCTFANAGHLPPVLVEPGEEALLLDVPPGMPLGVGGEPFEEVEVELAENALLALYTDGLVESRDHPLDEGLRAFRTALTNPVRPLEDVCDHVLNTLDTRHGEDDIALLMARIQGLPVEAVGDWRLPREPRSVGRARELARAQLITWDLEALVDTVELLVSELVTNALRYGEGEIRLRLLRDRTLVCEVWDAGLVQPRRRRARDTDEGGRGLQLVGLLSAAWGSRRTPRGKTVWFELALPDGDSTAEPTVEQLLSMF